Proteins encoded together in one Alteribacter keqinensis window:
- the rsfS gene encoding ribosome silencing factor produces MNAKELLDIVVNAADDKRAEDIIALDMEGVSLMADYFVICHGNSPKQVEAIAHEVKAKAQEAEIDVKRLEGTDEARWILIDLNDVIVHVFHKEDRNYYNLEKLWADAKYVNIDAVLKP; encoded by the coding sequence ATGAACGCAAAAGAATTATTGGATATAGTGGTTAATGCCGCAGACGATAAAAGGGCCGAGGACATTATTGCACTCGACATGGAGGGCGTTTCCCTCATGGCGGATTACTTTGTCATTTGTCATGGTAATTCCCCAAAGCAGGTTGAGGCGATCGCACATGAAGTGAAGGCCAAAGCTCAGGAAGCAGAGATAGATGTAAAAAGGCTTGAAGGAACGGATGAAGCGCGCTGGATCCTTATTGATCTTAATGATGTCATTGTCCACGTATTTCATAAAGAAGACCGCAATTACTACAACCTTGAAAAGCTTTGGGCTGATGCGAAGTACGTCAATATTGATGCTGTTTTAAAGCCTTAA
- a CDS encoding Na(+)/H(+) antiporter subunit B, whose amino-acid sequence MKTNYLMLHTITRIVALIILSFSVYLFFAGHYTPGGGFIGGLMFACGLLLLYLSFDLNKIQTVLPIDFEKVIAIGLLIGLGTGLNSMLFGDPFFTMYFDYFNIWPFGEVALTTTTPFAVAIFLVVVGVALLTILTIAGDEA is encoded by the coding sequence GTGAAGACAAACTATTTAATGCTTCATACCATTACACGAATCGTAGCCTTGATTATTCTCTCGTTTTCGGTGTATCTGTTTTTTGCAGGACACTATACACCTGGAGGTGGCTTTATCGGAGGTCTCATGTTTGCCTGCGGACTCCTCCTTCTCTACTTGAGTTTTGATCTGAATAAAATCCAGACCGTCCTGCCGATTGATTTTGAAAAAGTCATTGCCATCGGCCTGCTTATCGGACTTGGCACCGGACTGAATTCAATGCTGTTCGGTGACCCGTTCTTTACGATGTATTTTGATTACTTCAACATCTGGCCGTTCGGCGAAGTTGCTCTTACAACAACCACACCTTTTGCCGTTGCTATTTTTCTTGTTGTTGTTGGCGTTGCACTTCTCACAATATTAACGATTGCGGGGGATGAAGCATAA
- a CDS encoding sporulation histidine kinase inhibitor Sda gives MRRHGAMRHLNDDLLLETYQKACELELNDDFIFLITQELERRSIADRSAHLKKLH, from the coding sequence ATGAGGCGGCATGGGGCAATGCGACATCTCAATGATGATTTATTGCTGGAAACATACCAAAAGGCGTGTGAACTTGAATTAAACGATGATTTCATATTTCTTATTACTCAGGAGCTTGAGCGCAGATCGATTGCAGATCGATCTGCGCACCTAAAGAAATTACATTAA
- a CDS encoding YqeG family HAD IIIA-type phosphatase encodes MFKRFVPDQYVPSIFEISVSELKERGIKGIITDLDNTLVEWDRPDATEELIAWFKDVKAQGIDIVVVSNNTEKRVRHFSDPHELTFIHSAKKPMTRAFKTACNIMNIEKHEAVVVGDQLLTDILGGNRGGFHTILVVPVAQTDGVITRFNRRMERLVFQWMKRKGLIEWEKDKKTNQ; translated from the coding sequence TTGTTCAAGCGATTCGTACCTGATCAATACGTACCTTCGATTTTTGAGATTTCCGTGAGTGAATTGAAAGAACGAGGGATTAAGGGAATTATAACTGACCTGGATAATACGCTTGTCGAGTGGGACAGGCCTGATGCAACAGAAGAATTAATAGCATGGTTCAAAGATGTGAAAGCGCAGGGCATTGATATTGTAGTTGTCTCAAACAACACAGAAAAACGTGTCAGGCACTTTTCCGATCCCCACGAACTCACGTTTATTCATAGTGCAAAAAAACCAATGACCCGTGCGTTTAAAACGGCCTGTAACATTATGAATATTGAAAAACATGAAGCGGTTGTAGTTGGAGACCAGTTGCTTACAGACATACTGGGGGGGAACAGAGGAGGCTTTCATACGATCCTCGTGGTACCAGTTGCCCAGACAGATGGTGTAATTACCAGGTTTAACCGCCGTATGGAACGATTAGTATTTCAATGGATGAAACGAAAGGGGCTTATCGAGTGGGAGAAAGACAAGAAAACCAACCAGTAA
- a CDS encoding Na(+)/H(+) antiporter subunit C produces MELLMILLIGIIFSVSTYLILTNSLLRVIFGIIMLSHGAHLLLLTLSGFNEGAPPLLGEEASVYADPLPQALILTAIVISFGVTAFLLVLGYKTYKAHETDKLDKLRGHADE; encoded by the coding sequence ATGGAACTACTCATGATTCTTCTTATCGGCATCATCTTCTCCGTCAGTACGTATCTCATTCTGACAAACAGTCTGTTAAGAGTTATCTTCGGGATTATCATGCTTTCCCATGGTGCCCACCTTCTCTTACTGACTTTGTCAGGCTTTAATGAAGGGGCACCGCCTCTACTTGGAGAAGAAGCAAGCGTTTATGCGGACCCCCTGCCACAAGCGCTCATTCTAACTGCTATTGTAATCAGTTTTGGTGTAACAGCATTTCTTCTTGTACTTGGTTACAAAACATACAAAGCACATGAAACTGATAAACTGGATAAATTAAGGGGTCATGCAGATGAATAA
- the yqeK gene encoding bis(5'-nucleosyl)-tetraphosphatase (symmetrical) YqeK gives MNEQRAFEAVKKQLKPARYEHTLRVVETAEELAGKYHARLEKVRLAAILHDYAKYRPASEMKDVIRSADWLSDEWCSYGEAILHAPAGAALVRSELGITDEDVIRAIVYHTTGRAGMTLIEKIVFLADYIEPGRKSPGIESVRQAADDSLDRGCLLALANTIGFLTSKKQPVFPDTFHAYNELVKLTMRGLKS, from the coding sequence ATGAATGAACAACGTGCATTTGAGGCTGTAAAAAAACAGCTCAAGCCGGCAAGGTATGAGCATACGTTAAGAGTTGTCGAAACGGCAGAGGAACTGGCGGGGAAATACCATGCCCGGTTGGAGAAAGTCCGTCTCGCAGCTATCTTGCATGATTATGCTAAATACCGCCCAGCAAGTGAAATGAAGGACGTCATCAGATCCGCGGACTGGCTTTCGGATGAGTGGTGCAGCTATGGTGAAGCCATTCTTCATGCTCCTGCCGGGGCAGCCCTTGTCCGTTCAGAGCTTGGCATAACAGACGAGGACGTCATTCGTGCGATTGTTTACCATACCACAGGGCGGGCAGGGATGACGCTGATTGAGAAAATAGTCTTTTTAGCAGACTATATTGAACCGGGCAGAAAATCTCCCGGTATCGAAAGTGTCCGGCAGGCGGCAGACGATTCGCTGGATAGAGGCTGTTTACTCGCCCTGGCCAATACGATTGGTTTTTTAACGAGTAAAAAACAGCCGGTCTTTCCGGACACTTTCCACGCTTATAACGAATTAGTAAAGCTGACAATGAGAGGATTGAAATCATAA
- a CDS encoding nicotinate-nucleotide adenylyltransferase yields the protein MDKRIGLMGGTFDPPHIGHAILAETARISLKLDEVWWLPNQVPPHKEKKSVTSDEERINMVEMICEKHVPFVCNLIEFKRKGPSYTADTLKLLKDQHPTHDFYFIIGGDSVDALHTWRDIETIGELVTFAWMKRPGYRGEPQIDVPMTFIEGPSLDISSTAIRQAVKAGTLNSFLLTENVASYIKENNLYE from the coding sequence ATGGATAAAAGAATCGGTCTGATGGGAGGTACTTTTGATCCTCCTCATATCGGTCATGCTATACTTGCGGAAACGGCACGGATTTCGCTTAAGCTTGATGAAGTGTGGTGGCTGCCGAATCAGGTTCCCCCGCACAAAGAAAAGAAAAGTGTGACATCAGACGAAGAGCGGATTAACATGGTCGAAATGATCTGTGAAAAGCACGTCCCTTTTGTCTGCAACCTTATTGAATTCAAACGTAAAGGTCCTTCCTATACTGCAGATACGCTAAAGCTTCTGAAGGACCAGCATCCGACCCATGATTTTTACTTTATTATTGGCGGAGACAGCGTGGATGCTCTCCATACATGGAGGGATATTGAAACGATCGGGGAGCTTGTCACCTTTGCCTGGATGAAACGGCCGGGTTACCGGGGTGAGCCGCAAATTGATGTGCCGATGACTTTTATAGAAGGCCCCTCTCTTGACATATCATCTACAGCCATTAGGCAAGCTGTAAAAGCCGGGACGTTAAACTCATTTTTATTAACTGAAAATGTGGCATCATATATTAAGGAGAACAATTTATATGAATGA
- the yhbY gene encoding ribosome assembly RNA-binding protein YhbY: MKTLTGKQKRFLRSKAHHLKPIFQVGKSGVNDNLIIQVSEALEARELIKVSILQNCDEDKNEVAKALGKGAKAHVVQVIGSTIVLYKESQNQKTIELP; this comes from the coding sequence ATGAAAACACTAACAGGAAAACAAAAACGATTTTTAAGGTCAAAAGCGCACCACTTAAAACCGATTTTTCAAGTCGGCAAAAGCGGAGTTAACGATAATTTAATCATCCAGGTATCTGAGGCACTGGAGGCCCGTGAGCTGATTAAAGTAAGTATCCTCCAAAACTGTGATGAAGATAAGAATGAGGTTGCAAAAGCGCTAGGCAAAGGTGCAAAAGCGCATGTCGTACAAGTAATTGGAAGTACGATTGTATTGTATAAAGAGTCTCAGAATCAAAAAACAATTGAACTTCCTTAG
- a CDS encoding Na+/H+ antiporter subunit E, with the protein MAYQILINIAIAFIWMLLRNEASLLEFGIGYIVGLLILFFLRRFLKFRFYFSRVIAIFKLLFLFIYKLILSNIDVIKIVLSPKLDIEPGIIAVPTKLKTDWEVTLLATLISLTPGTLSMNFSPDGKILYIHSIHVPDKEAAIEEIHSSFEKAIMEVTH; encoded by the coding sequence ATGGCTTATCAAATATTAATTAATATCGCAATCGCGTTTATTTGGATGCTTTTACGAAACGAAGCCTCTCTTTTAGAATTCGGAATTGGATATATCGTCGGTCTTCTGATTCTGTTTTTCTTAAGGCGCTTCCTGAAGTTCAGATTTTACTTCAGCCGCGTAATTGCGATCTTCAAGCTTTTGTTCTTGTTTATTTACAAACTGATATTGTCCAACATCGATGTGATTAAAATTGTTTTAAGTCCGAAGCTGGATATTGAGCCGGGGATTATCGCGGTTCCAACGAAGCTGAAGACCGACTGGGAGGTTACCCTTCTTGCAACGTTAATCTCCCTTACACCCGGTACACTGTCAATGAACTTCTCTCCGGATGGAAAGATCCTTTACATTCATTCCATTCATGTACCGGATAAGGAAGCAGCGATTGAAGAGATTCACTCTTCGTTCGAAAAAGCGATTATGGAGGTGACCCACTAA
- a CDS encoding Na+/H+ antiporter subunit D, whose protein sequence is MNNLLLVPVLAPFLIGTILILFKSYPTVQRWISAVTALVMLGFSFYITYVVYVDGIQTVELGGWAPPFGIVLVADLFASLMVILSSIVGVVCLFFAFQTISKEREKFYFYPFYMYLLAGVHGAFLTGDLFNLFVFFEVMLIASYILIVHGGTKYQLRESFKYVVINVFASIFFIVGIAYIYGITGTLNMADIAVRVAEIEQTGVLNAIAVLFLVVFGMKGALFPLYFWLPNSYFGPPSAIAALFGGLLTKVGIYAIIRTFTLIFVHDPGFTHNLILILAGGTMFFGVLGAVAQFDFKRILSFHIISQVGYMALGLGLYSQLAIAGAIYYIAHHIIVKSALFLFCGATEKITGTTDLKKMSGLLKSYPVLGWLFLVSAISLAGIPPLSGFFSKFALILNGIEQERYFIVFISLIVGLLTLFSMMKIFIYVFWGEESLEEKDKNKPIMPLLAPILPLVALTIILGIGAEPIFAFSMEVANQLLEPSEYINSVLKE, encoded by the coding sequence ATGAATAATTTATTACTTGTACCAGTTCTGGCACCTTTCCTCATAGGGACCATACTCATCCTGTTTAAGTCCTACCCGACAGTACAGCGGTGGATCAGTGCCGTAACAGCCCTGGTTATGCTAGGCTTCTCTTTTTACATTACGTACGTTGTGTATGTGGATGGCATTCAGACAGTTGAACTTGGCGGCTGGGCTCCTCCGTTTGGAATCGTACTTGTCGCAGACTTATTTGCAAGTCTCATGGTTATCCTTTCGAGCATCGTTGGCGTTGTCTGTTTATTCTTCGCCTTCCAGACGATCTCCAAAGAACGTGAAAAATTTTATTTTTACCCGTTTTACATGTACCTGCTTGCAGGTGTACACGGTGCATTCCTGACTGGTGACTTATTTAACCTGTTTGTATTTTTTGAAGTTATGCTGATTGCTTCCTACATTCTCATTGTTCACGGGGGAACGAAGTATCAGCTGAGGGAGTCTTTTAAATACGTTGTCATTAACGTATTTGCTTCCATCTTCTTTATTGTCGGTATTGCTTATATTTACGGAATAACCGGCACTCTCAATATGGCGGATATCGCTGTGAGAGTAGCCGAAATTGAACAGACAGGGGTTCTAAACGCCATAGCTGTCCTCTTCCTTGTCGTTTTCGGAATGAAGGGAGCCTTGTTTCCACTGTACTTCTGGCTGCCAAATTCCTATTTCGGACCGCCTTCAGCTATTGCAGCATTGTTTGGAGGACTGCTTACGAAGGTTGGTATTTATGCCATCATCCGTACATTTACATTGATCTTTGTTCACGATCCAGGCTTTACACACAACCTGATTTTAATTCTGGCCGGAGGTACGATGTTCTTCGGAGTCCTCGGGGCGGTTGCTCAGTTTGACTTTAAACGCATTCTGTCCTTTCACATTATCAGTCAGGTTGGTTACATGGCTCTCGGACTGGGGCTTTACTCTCAGCTGGCCATTGCCGGGGCGATCTACTATATTGCCCACCACATTATCGTAAAATCAGCCTTGTTCCTGTTCTGTGGAGCAACTGAAAAGATAACCGGTACTACTGATTTAAAGAAGATGAGCGGGCTCTTAAAGTCTTATCCTGTTCTGGGCTGGCTGTTCCTGGTGTCAGCGATCTCACTTGCAGGGATTCCGCCTTTAAGCGGGTTTTTCAGTAAATTCGCCCTCATTCTGAACGGTATTGAACAGGAGCGTTACTTTATCGTATTTATCAGTCTGATTGTCGGATTACTGACTTTGTTCTCCATGATGAAGATCTTCATTTATGTATTCTGGGGCGAAGAATCCCTTGAGGAGAAGGATAAGAATAAACCAATCATGCCTCTCTTGGCACCTATTCTGCCACTGGTTGCATTGACGATCATTCTCGGTATCGGAGCAGAGCCCATTTTCGCATTTTCAATGGAAGTAGCTAATCAGCTCTTGGAGCCGTCAGAGTATATTAATTCTGTTCTTAAGGAGTAG
- a CDS encoding Na(+)/H(+) antiporter subunit F1, with translation MLYTIANVCLVLMALSIAVLFIRVIIGPTLSDRVVALDTIGINLIGFIGIIMLIQNTIAYSEVILVIAILAFVGSIAFAKFIEGGVVIDRGDR, from the coding sequence ATGCTGTATACTATTGCAAATGTATGCCTCGTATTAATGGCACTTTCCATCGCCGTCTTGTTTATCAGGGTCATTATCGGCCCAACCCTTTCAGACCGTGTGGTGGCATTGGATACAATCGGTATTAACCTGATCGGCTTTATCGGGATCATTATGCTGATTCAGAATACAATCGCTTATTCAGAAGTTATCCTGGTAATAGCCATTCTTGCCTTTGTCGGTTCTATAGCGTTTGCCAAATTTATTGAAGGGGGTGTCGTCATTGACCGAGGTGATCGTTAG
- a CDS encoding Na+/H+ antiporter subunit A, translating into MSLLHLLVLSPFILALFIPFLYKWFRNVHTGWFILPLPVLLFVYLIQFVSAGPGLGFEPIMETVPWVPSLGINFTIYLDGLSLLFALLITGIGALVVLYSIFYIANKKDEPLNNFYVYLLMFMGAMLGVVLSDNLIVIYVFWELTSLASSLLIAYWFHKEKSRYGAQKSMLITVTGGFAMLAGFSLLYVITGTFSIQGIIEQSQVVIESPLLVPTVLLVLLGAFTKSAQFPFHIWLPDAMEAPTPVSAYLHSATMVKAGIYLVARFTPVFGGTSIWFWVVSLAGLITLTWGSISAVRQKDLKGILAFSTISQLGLIMSLLGLGSAALYFDVAEEGQVYTVATMAAVFHLINHATFKGGLFMAVGIIDHETGTRDIRKLGGLMALMPITFTISLIGLASMAGLPPFNGFLSKEMFFTGVLDATGLEVFNMQTFGLIFPVFAWIASIFTFLYCLIMLFKTFFGNYQPEKLEKEAHEAPIGMLISPIILISLVVIIGLFPNIVSYTLIEPVMNSILPGFQFDVNLYHWHGLNTELFMTLGVIVFGSLIYMNLGRWQETYFFLRERDPFNQVYDRGLDGLITGAQGVTNVQMTGLLRDYFAYMIVFMVGALTVTMYWFDAFTFAVDPDSMASIPVFAAIIVALTAIVSLSLPFIHHRVSAIIVLGVVGFLVALLFVVFRAPDLALTQLLVETVMVVLLLLCFYFLPELKKEDFKPRFRWLNLVISISVGLIVSLIGISTLALSDTAQFESISEYFIENTYELTGGKNMVNMILDDFRALDTILEVLVLGIAALGVVALIKMRFKGGEDV; encoded by the coding sequence TTGTCATTATTGCATTTACTTGTTTTGTCACCATTTATTTTAGCTCTATTTATTCCTTTTCTTTATAAATGGTTCCGAAACGTACATACAGGGTGGTTCATCCTTCCATTACCGGTTCTCCTGTTTGTGTACCTGATCCAGTTTGTTTCTGCCGGACCAGGTCTGGGATTCGAACCGATAATGGAAACTGTACCCTGGGTACCGTCACTCGGTATAAATTTCACCATTTATCTCGATGGACTCAGTCTCCTGTTCGCCCTGCTTATTACAGGGATCGGGGCACTGGTTGTTCTTTATTCCATTTTCTACATTGCAAATAAAAAAGACGAGCCCTTAAACAACTTTTATGTTTATCTTCTTATGTTTATGGGGGCAATGCTCGGTGTTGTTTTATCTGACAACCTCATTGTCATTTACGTCTTCTGGGAGCTTACAAGCTTAGCATCATCTTTACTGATCGCTTACTGGTTCCATAAAGAGAAATCCCGTTACGGAGCTCAGAAATCCATGCTAATTACAGTAACGGGTGGTTTTGCAATGCTTGCCGGTTTCTCACTTTTGTACGTGATTACCGGAACTTTCAGTATTCAGGGAATCATTGAGCAAAGCCAGGTGGTTATTGAAAGTCCATTACTTGTACCAACTGTTCTCCTTGTCCTTCTTGGTGCGTTTACAAAATCTGCTCAATTTCCGTTTCACATCTGGCTGCCTGATGCAATGGAAGCACCAACACCAGTCAGTGCTTACCTGCACTCAGCAACGATGGTTAAAGCGGGAATTTATCTTGTGGCCAGATTCACACCTGTATTCGGCGGGACAAGCATCTGGTTCTGGGTCGTATCCCTTGCCGGGCTCATTACACTAACCTGGGGATCAATTTCTGCTGTACGACAAAAGGACTTGAAAGGGATACTCGCCTTTTCAACAATCAGTCAGCTCGGTTTGATTATGTCACTCTTGGGGCTTGGGTCAGCAGCTCTGTACTTTGATGTTGCAGAGGAAGGTCAGGTTTATACTGTTGCCACCATGGCTGCTGTCTTCCATTTAATTAATCACGCAACATTTAAAGGCGGTCTTTTTATGGCTGTCGGAATTATTGATCATGAAACCGGGACGCGGGATATCCGTAAGCTCGGGGGACTGATGGCGCTTATGCCGATTACATTCACAATCAGTCTGATCGGACTCGCATCTATGGCAGGACTCCCGCCGTTCAACGGGTTCCTCAGTAAAGAAATGTTCTTTACAGGAGTTCTTGATGCGACAGGGCTTGAAGTATTCAACATGCAGACATTCGGTCTGATTTTTCCGGTGTTTGCCTGGATCGCGAGTATCTTTACATTCCTGTACTGTCTGATAATGCTGTTTAAGACATTCTTCGGTAACTACCAGCCGGAAAAACTGGAGAAAGAAGCACACGAAGCACCAATCGGAATGCTTATCTCTCCAATCATTTTAATCTCACTCGTAGTGATTATCGGGCTGTTTCCTAATATTGTTTCCTATACTCTGATTGAGCCGGTGATGAACTCAATCCTCCCGGGCTTCCAGTTTGATGTGAACCTTTATCACTGGCACGGACTGAATACAGAGTTGTTTATGACTCTCGGTGTTATCGTGTTTGGTTCATTGATTTACATGAACCTTGGCAGATGGCAGGAAACGTACTTCTTCCTGCGTGAGAGAGATCCGTTTAACCAGGTTTATGACCGGGGGCTAGACGGGCTGATTACCGGTGCCCAGGGAGTTACAAATGTTCAGATGACAGGCCTTTTACGCGATTACTTTGCGTATATGATCGTGTTTATGGTTGGGGCACTTACTGTAACGATGTACTGGTTTGATGCCTTTACGTTTGCAGTGGATCCTGACAGCATGGCTTCCATTCCGGTGTTTGCAGCCATTATCGTGGCTCTGACAGCCATTGTATCCCTGAGTCTTCCGTTTATTCACCACCGGGTGTCAGCGATTATCGTTCTCGGTGTAGTCGGATTCCTCGTTGCTCTGTTGTTTGTAGTATTCAGGGCACCCGACCTTGCTCTTACACAGCTTCTTGTTGAAACAGTGATGGTTGTTCTTTTACTGCTCTGTTTCTATTTCCTGCCGGAGCTCAAAAAAGAGGATTTCAAGCCTCGTTTCAGATGGCTAAATCTTGTGATCTCCATTTCTGTCGGTTTGATTGTGTCTCTTATCGGGATCAGTACTCTGGCACTGTCAGACACAGCACAATTTGAAAGTATCTCTGAGTACTTTATCGAAAACACGTACGAACTTACCGGCGGGAAAAACATGGTTAATATGATTCTCGATGACTTCCGGGCTCTGGATACTATTTTGGAAGTGCTCGTTCTCGGGATTGCGGCACTTGGCGTCGTTGCCCTTATTAAAATGCGCTTTAAAGGAGGCGAAGACGTGTGA
- the aroE gene encoding shikimate dehydrogenase, with amino-acid sequence MNLRMGVFGHPIGHSMSPAMHNAALAEVGLQGSYGAYDIHPEDLEEAVRSLREDQFRGVNVTLPHKVNVMPFLDEISSDARTIGAVNTIVQENGRLIGYNTDGQGYLDSLLTESGEELKNKKVLIIGAGGAARAVAVSLLKYGVQVLAITNRTMSKAKEIARICEPVGPVSVLPSTIAQANLTGFDVIINTTSIGMAPDIDRMPFSLETLKRDSIVSDLIYTPLKTRWLQVAENKGAKTINGLGMFINQGAIAFELWTGRKAPREKMKQTVLDALKKQEAPK; translated from the coding sequence ATGAACTTAAGAATGGGTGTGTTTGGCCACCCTATCGGGCATTCCATGTCACCTGCCATGCACAATGCCGCTTTGGCTGAAGTTGGTCTCCAAGGCAGTTATGGGGCATATGACATTCACCCCGAGGATCTTGAAGAAGCTGTGAGGAGTCTTAGGGAAGACCAATTCAGGGGTGTAAACGTTACGCTGCCTCATAAAGTAAATGTAATGCCTTTTTTGGATGAAATTTCGAGTGACGCCAGGACAATTGGGGCAGTTAATACGATCGTTCAGGAAAATGGAAGGCTCATTGGATACAATACAGATGGTCAGGGCTATCTTGACTCTCTGCTGACAGAGTCCGGAGAAGAACTAAAGAATAAAAAGGTATTGATCATCGGTGCAGGGGGAGCTGCCCGGGCTGTTGCGGTTTCACTTTTAAAATACGGAGTTCAGGTTCTGGCGATCACGAACAGAACCATGAGCAAGGCAAAAGAAATTGCACGTATTTGTGAGCCTGTAGGTCCGGTATCTGTTTTACCTTCAACAATTGCACAGGCAAACCTTACAGGTTTTGATGTGATCATTAACACCACTTCCATAGGGATGGCACCGGATATTGACCGGATGCCTTTTTCCCTTGAAACATTAAAGCGCGATTCGATCGTTTCGGATCTTATATATACGCCATTGAAGACAAGATGGCTTCAAGTGGCGGAAAACAAAGGGGCCAAGACCATTAATGGTCTTGGGATGTTTATTAACCAGGGAGCTATTGCTTTTGAGTTATGGACAGGCAGGAAAGCTCCCCGTGAAAAAATGAAACAAACGGTATTAGACGCACTGAAAAAGCAGGAGGCACCAAAATGA
- the mnhG gene encoding monovalent cation/H(+) antiporter subunit G gives MTEVIVSIFLIIGAGLSVIGSIGIIRFPDVYGRLHAATKSATLGVISIMIGIFLYFLIVQGLFVGKFLLTILFVFLTAPVAGFMIAKSAYNVKVKMWDQSTQDDLGRDLKKYKQHEKSQ, from the coding sequence TTGACCGAGGTGATCGTTAGTATTTTCCTGATTATCGGTGCCGGCTTAAGTGTTATAGGGTCGATCGGCATCATCCGCTTCCCCGATGTTTACGGCAGGCTCCATGCAGCAACCAAGAGTGCTACTCTGGGTGTAATCAGTATTATGATCGGGATTTTTCTTTACTTTTTGATTGTCCAGGGACTTTTCGTAGGGAAATTCCTTCTCACCATTCTCTTCGTCTTCCTGACGGCTCCTGTAGCGGGATTTATGATTGCCAAATCAGCTTATAACGTTAAAGTTAAGATGTGGGATCAGAGCACTCAGGACGACCTTGGAAGAGACTTAAAGAAGTATAAACAACATGAAAAAAGTCAATAA
- the yqeH gene encoding ribosome biogenesis GTPase YqeH, protein MDETKGAYRVGERQENQPVICAGCGVKIQTTDKRELGYTPPQALEKDVVICQRCFRLKHYNEVQDVSLNDDDFLRILTELGSKDALIVKVTDIFDFHGSWLPGLHRFVNNNPVLLVGNKSDVLPKSIKHSKIVQWMKHAAKENGLKPVDVHLMSAAKGDGVMETADLIEKYRKGRDVYIVGCTNVGKSTFINRLIKEFGGDEEFLITTSNVPGTTLDMIDIPLDDGSSLYDTPGIINHHQMAHLVDKEELKIITPRKEIKTKVYQLKEGQTLFFGGLSRLDFFKGDPQSFVVHMSNELNIHRTKTEKADELYKNHLGSLLTPPGEGSTENFPPLEKHEFKLPYEKTDIVFSGLGWVTVHGKGTIVRAYVPKGVQTGTRPSF, encoded by the coding sequence ATGGATGAAACGAAAGGGGCTTATCGAGTGGGAGAAAGACAAGAAAACCAACCAGTAATCTGTGCAGGGTGCGGGGTGAAGATTCAAACAACCGATAAAAGGGAGTTGGGTTATACACCGCCCCAGGCGCTTGAGAAAGATGTTGTCATCTGTCAGAGGTGCTTCAGGCTTAAGCACTATAATGAAGTACAGGATGTATCACTGAACGATGATGACTTCTTAAGAATCCTTACAGAACTGGGATCGAAGGATGCGTTGATTGTTAAAGTAACAGACATTTTTGATTTCCACGGCAGCTGGCTGCCGGGACTTCACCGTTTTGTAAATAACAACCCGGTCCTGTTAGTGGGAAACAAATCAGACGTACTTCCAAAATCGATTAAGCACAGCAAAATTGTACAGTGGATGAAACATGCTGCAAAAGAAAATGGCCTAAAGCCAGTGGATGTCCACCTTATGAGCGCAGCAAAAGGGGACGGCGTTATGGAAACGGCTGACCTCATTGAGAAGTACCGTAAAGGCCGGGACGTGTATATTGTCGGATGTACAAATGTGGGGAAATCCACTTTTATCAACAGGTTAATAAAAGAGTTCGGAGGGGACGAGGAATTCCTGATTACAACTTCAAATGTTCCGGGAACCACACTGGACATGATTGACATTCCTCTTGATGACGGTTCCTCTCTTTATGATACACCGGGGATTATTAATCATCACCAGATGGCCCACCTTGTAGATAAAGAAGAACTTAAAATCATTACACCTCGTAAGGAAATTAAAACGAAGGTGTATCAGCTTAAGGAAGGTCAGACATTGTTCTTTGGCGGTCTTTCCCGTCTCGATTTTTTCAAAGGTGACCCGCAGTCATTTGTTGTACACATGTCCAACGAACTGAATATTCACCGGACAAAAACGGAAAAAGCAGATGAATTGTATAAAAATCACCTCGGTTCATTATTAACCCCTCCGGGAGAGGGAAGTACAGAGAATTTTCCCCCTCTTGAAAAGCATGAATTTAAACTTCCTTATGAGAAAACAGATATTGTATTCTCAGGCCTTGGATGGGTAACCGTTCACGGAAAAGGTACGATTGTCCGGGCCTATGTGCCAAAAGGCGTCCAAACAGGGACCCGCCCATCTTTTTAA